From one Lotus japonicus ecotype B-129 chromosome 3, LjGifu_v1.2 genomic stretch:
- the LOC130743667 gene encoding nuclear transcription factor Y subunit C-2-like, producing MDEIQAEQQHLEGGQHTPGPEANVTNQNKPNQMTKDTQITGGSSSSYYPRGKKLHHPHQQQLQRQVRNFWETQCKEIESTTDFKNALPLKRIKKIMKEDCEKMIAHEAPLLLSKACEMFIMDLTARASVNVGMRTILQKRDIVSAASMNDMFDFLIDILPRDETVKHEVCVGIPPMRGNAADVVQNIPPHPFYYMPSPPPHYFCATIPHPIFGQQPPHLSGLKAIYPAPKHLIVKNSSDSDDQNKK from the coding sequence ATGGATGAAATTCAAGCTGAGCAACAACATCTAGAAGGTGGACAACATACTCCAGGACCAGAAGCCAATGTCACGAACCAAAACAAGCCCAATCAAATGACAAAAGACACACAGATAACTGGtggttcttcctcttcttaCTACCCAAGAGGGAAAAAGctgcatcatcctcatcaacaaCAGCTGCAAAGACAAGTACGCAACTTTTGGGAAACACAGTGCAAGGAAATTGAGAGCACCACTGATTTCAAGAATGCATTGCCTTTGAAGAGGATCAAGAAGATCATGAAAGAAGATTGTGAGAAGATGATAGCACATGAGGCTCCTCTTCTTTTGTCGAAGGCGTGTGAGATGTTCATTATGGATCTGACAGCGAGGGCTTCGGTGAATGTGGGCATGAGGACGATCCTTCAAAAGAGGGACATTGTATCAGCAGCCTCAATGAATGATATGTTTGACTTTCTTATTGATATTCTTCCTAGGGATGAGACCGTGAAGCATGAAGTGTGTGTTGGGATACCACCAATGAGGGGAAATGCTGCTGATGTTGTTCAGAATATCCCTCCTCATCCTTTCTATTACATGCCATCACCTCCTCCTCACTATTTTTGTGCTACAATTCCTCATCCTATTTTTGGGCAACAACCACCCCATCTAAGCGGTCTTAAAGCAATCTACCCAGCCCCAAAAcatttgattgtgaaaaactCTTCAGATTCTGATGATCAGAATAAAAAATAG
- the LOC130747708 gene encoding uncharacterized protein LOC130747708, with amino-acid sequence MVAELQLQKVPKRNETKERDTEKPTIDLKRVSWVGAGPTSSLSLNPIPTHSLFSQHTPIQQPFSTTATVTTATMSTAEPDSKTYWCHECDMSVSLTPSPSPSPLSCPHCHTNFLELMDSPSAQNDAPSALFDVVFQDALALFSPTPATTTRRAVPVIAATHALLSCLDPTGVVHCAVCKDQIAVDAEAKQLPCEHLYHSDCITPWLELRGSCPLCRFCLEEDAVEEEENDGGDVAVRRELMVRLLELTEEDFYGLRTTLNHIVNRHAFLLESDDGSREAANREARGGGGESGS; translated from the coding sequence ATGGTTGCAGAGTTGCAATTGCAGAAGGTACCAAAACGAAACGAAACAAAAGAAAGAGACACAGAAAAACCAACCATCGATTTGAAGAGAGTGAGTTGGGTGGGTGCGGGCCCCActtcatctctctctcttaaTCCCATTCCCACTCATTCCCTCTTCTCACAACACACTCCGATCCAACAACCATTCTCCACCACCGCAACcgtcaccaccgccaccatgtCCACGGCGGAGCCAGATTCAAAAACCTACTGGTGCCACGAATGCGACATGAGCGTCTCCCTcactccctctccctctccttccCCCCTCTCCTGCCCGCACTGCCACACCAACTTCCTCGAACTCATGGACTCCCCCTCCGCCCAAAACGACGCCCCCTCCGCCCTCTTCGACGTCGTTTTCCAAGACGCACTCGCACTATTCTCCCCCACTCCCGCCACCACCACTCGCCGCGCCGTCCCCGTGATCGCCGCCACGCACGCTCTCCTCTCCTGCCTCGACCCCACCGGCGTTGTACACTGCGCCGTGTGTAAAGACCAGATCGCGGTCGACGCGGAGGCTAAGCAGTTGCCCTGCGAGCATCTCTACCACTCCGATTGCATCACGCCGTGGCTTGAGCTTCGTGGCTCGTGCCCGCTCTGCCGGTTTTGTCTTGAAGAGGATGCGGTGGAGGAAGAGGAGAATGACGGTGGTGATGTTGCTGTTAGGAGGGAGTTGATGGTGAGGTTGTTGGAGTTGACGGAGGAGGATTTCTACGGGTTGAGGACTACGCTTAACCACATTGTTAACCGGCACGCTTTTCTTCTGGAATCCGATGATGGTTCTCGAGAGGCCGCGAATCGTGAAGctcgcggtggtggtggagaatcTGGATCCTGA
- the LOC130746707 gene encoding AAA-ATPase At4g25835-like encodes MEILSQMWSLLGLLTVLQNVLPSQLLSVLHSLYESLQDLLSPYSYFEIPEFNGYCGVELNDLYRHVHLYLNAVNHSPAATCRRLTLSRSPSSKRISFAVAPNHTVNDTFGGHRLSWTHQVDTVQDSLEERRSFTLRFPKRHRHALLSPYLTHVTARAEEFERVSRERRLFTNNNGSGSFESGWVSVPFRHPSTFETLALEPDLKKRIKTDLTNFSTGREFYHRVGRAWKRGYLLHGPPGSGKSSLIAAMANFLCYDVYDLELTKVTDNSELRSLLIQTTSRSIIVIEDIDCSVDLTADRSLKKTTGSKSSSRTRKESNKTASCGDETGRVTLSGLLNFTDGLWSCCGEERLVVFTTNHRESIDPALVRCGRMDVHVSLGTCGVHAFRELARNYLGVESHVMFEAVEGCIRSGGSLTPAHVGEILLRNRGDADVALREVVAAMQGRVVGGGGDSGDQTTTDSEDVAVVGVRSPESVLMMGSPENWDSLGGKRRKEQHHASSHLEKKVKFFVRLRSLTKSDSGRR; translated from the coding sequence ATGGAGATATTGTCACAAATGTGGTCATTGTTAGGGTTACTCACAGTGCTCCAAAATGTGCTCCCATCACAGCTTCTCTCAGTGCTTCATTCTCTGTATGAATCCCTACAAGACTTGCTCTCTCCATACTCCTACTTCGAGATTCCGGAGTTCAACGGCTACTGCGGCGTCGAGCTCAACGACCTCTACCGCCACGTCCACCTCTACCTCAACGCCGTGAACCACTCCCCTGCCGCCACATGCCGCCGACTAACCCTCTCCCGCTCCCCATCATCAAAACGCATCTCATTCGCCGTCGCGCCAAACCACACCGTCAACGACACCTTCGGCGGCCATCGCCTGTCCTGGACCCACCAAGTCGACACCGTGCAGGACTCCCTCGAGGAGCGACGGAGCTTCACCCTAAGATTCCCGAAGCGCCACCGCCACGCTCTCCTCTCCCCTTACCTCACCCACGTCACTGCCCGCGCCGAGGAGTTCGAGCGCGTCTCGCGCGAGCGCAGGCTCTTCACCAACAACAATGGTTCCGGCTCGTTCGAATCCGGTTGGGTCTCCGTCCCGTTCCGCCACCCCTCCACATTCGAAACCCTAGCTCTGGAACCAGATCTGAAAAAACGAATCAAAACCGACCTCACCAATTTCTCCACCGGCAGGGAATTCTACCACCGCGTCGGCCGAGCTTGGAAGCGCGGCTACCTCCTCCACGGCCCTCCCGGTTCGGGTAAATCAAGCCTCATCGCCGCCATGGCGAATTTCCTCTGCTACGACGTCTACGACCTAGAACTCACAAAAGTCACCGACAACTCCGAGCTCCGATCACTCCTGATCCAAACAACGAGCCGTTCGATCATCGTGATCGAAGACATCGATTGCTCCGTCGATCTAACCGCAGATCGATCCCTAAAGAAAACTACAGGATCAAAATCGTCGTCGAGAACGAGAAAGGAGAGCAACAAAACGGCGTCGTGCGGCGATGAAACGGGTCGGGTCACGCTTTCGGGGCTGTTAAACTTCACCGACGGGTTATGGTCATGCTGCGGGGAGGAGAGGCTGGTGGTGTTCACGACGAACCACCGGGAGAGCATCGACCCGGCGCTGGTCCGGTGCGGGCGGATGGACGTGCACGTGAGCCTCGGCACGTGCGGGGTTCACGCGTTCCGGGAGCTAGCAAGGAACTACCTAGGGGTGGAGTCGCACGTGATGTTCGAGGCGGTGGAGGGGTGTATCCGCTCCGGTGGGTCGCTCACGCCGGCGCATGTGGGGGAGATTCTGTTGAGGAATCGGGGAGATGCTGATGTGGCGTTGAgggaggtggtggcggcgatgcaGGGGAGGGTggttggtggtggcggcgacagtGGTGATCAGACGACGACAGATAGTGAGGATGTGGCGGTGGTTGGGGTGAGGTCGCCGGAGAGTGTGTTGATGATGGGGTCGCCGGAGAATTGGGATTCGTTGGGcgggaagaggaggaaggagcAGCATCATGCGTCGAGTCATTTGGAGAAAAAAGTCAAATTCTTTGTGAGGTTGAGGTCGTTGACCAAATCTGACTCGGGTAGAAGATGA